The following nucleotide sequence is from Gasterosteus aculeatus chromosome 5, fGasAcu3.hap1.1, whole genome shotgun sequence.
ATTTGATTGTTTATGAACATCCCTCTGCTGGTTAACAGGGTCACGCTGTGGTTGACAGTTACTGTCCTTAATGCAGGATTGCAAAATGATGAAATCGTTGATAAGTGTACGATAAAAGTGTACATGCTACACGTACAATGTCTAAGTTGTGTTGCAGAGAAACCAGATTGTCAGAGTGGATGTGTTAAAAGTCAGCAGCGTGAATACGTGAGGATAACGCGTGACTCCATGACAGGCGGCGTCGTACGGGAAGTGTGTGGCGGCTTCCACGACGGGCCGACAGGAGCTGAAGAAGGACACGTGCGGCAAGGAGTTCCAAGCGCTGAAGACCTGCTTCACCGCCGCAGTGAGTGATCGGGGCCTCCTGCCCCACGCACGTGGGCCTGATGAGAGAGTCACCGCGTAAAGGAATCATCTTTGTTACAGGCCAAGAAAAAAGCCAGATGAATGGAATCCGTCCAGGTTTTGTCCGAGCTGGAAGGGAAGCGACGCGGCGGGACGACTTCTGGCGCTGCCTGTTAAAAGACGTGACACGCGTGTAAAGTAATACTGACTGTATTATACGCAGGTGAataaaatgttgctttattcTCCGCACATGGACCAACAGCCACAACcttcatgtttttgttcataCTTATCAGCACGATTTACAGAAATACAATacagagaaaatacaaaaatagcaTCTTTCAGAAAAATGTGATGGCAAAGAAACACTACGAACCGCACACGTTCCTGCTACTGTCCTAAACCCAACGTGCTTGCTTTATAATCCTTACAGTAAGCGCaggggaagaggaaaaagaacacAATGCCACATTTAGTTGTGATTTAACAGCCGCGTGTGGATCTTAAGGCACTGATACCGGTACTTTGATTTTAAAGTATAGTGAATAAACTCTTGAACTCACATTACATCCAATATGTGGTATATATTTTAGGTTTTTAAAGACAGCCTTTAACATTGAGGAAGATTTAACATACCAAGTAATATGTATGATTAAAGCAGAagataaatatttcaaattgaaCAGAACATCAGCACAGGAGACAATAAAGCACAAACTTGTCCTACAGAGAGGCTCCTGTTAGGGGGTGAATGAAAAGTGACTCCGATACACAACTGTCAATACATCCACCCGGTCCAGACACTAAAGTATTGCATGGATTTATAAACATTACAACTGTGACCtcaacaatcccccccccctcgagacaaaaataaattattatttacatGCACATTGCTCTTTGATGAAAGTCTTTGGGTTGTTTGCAGAGTATGCGGTTCCTCTTTGTCCACATCGTGTATCTGAAGGCAACAAAGAatgcaaagctgtgtgtgtatatgtgtatatgtgtgtgtgtgtgtgtgttatatcgCTGCCTCGTCCTCTGAGGCCTGTTTAATCTGCCGTGAGTGCACCACTGCTCCAGCCAGTAGCTGCTCCTCCAGGGCCGCGTGCAGGTCCGAGCCCCCCATCTCCAGCAGGGGCTCCAGCCCCGCAATCCCCCTGGACGCCCCGGTCTCGTCTGCGGGTCCCAGCGCCCTGCGTCTCCGTCTCAGATCCATCCCTCCCGGGTCGCCGGCCCTCTCGTGGGAAGCCCGGGGCCGAGCCTCTGCTTTGACGGCGCCGTCCTCTGCGGCTTCTCGGGGGGGCGCCTGAGCGTCGGCGTTCTGTTTGAGGTCCCGTCCTCCTTTCTTCAAAGCCCCGGCGTCTTCTCTCTCGGCCCCCAGTGCCGCCTGCCGGTCTCCCAGCAGGCGCTGCAGCTGGGCCAGCCTCTCCCGAGCCGCCTCTGCGCTTTCCTCCTTCTTCGCTCGCTCGAGTATTTCATTGTCTGCTTTCTGCAGCTCCCGCTCACGTCTCTCCTTCTCGGCCTTTTCCTCTGCGAGTTTGTCCATCACGGCTCTCTGTATCTCCAGCTCCTGCTCTTTGGCCAGCGCTTCCTTTATCTCGCGGTCACGCCGATCTTTTTCCATTCTCGCCTGAACCTCTTTCTCTATCTGTTCTTTTTTAAGACTTTCAAttttcctcttcacctcctctatGCTTCTTTCATCATCTGTGAGTTGAGCTGCTGGCTGACGGTCGTCCTCAGGTATTTTATTCACCAGTGGGACTCCCCTCGCCCCCAGTTTGCTCTGCTCATGGGGTTCTCCTGCTGGTACAACATGGCCGTCCTCCTTGTAAGCGGCTACTTCTggacccctgacctctgaccccggccTGGCTGGTGCTTGATTCTGGTCCACGGCCCGAGGCtgcgctcctccagcagctccaacgTCAGCTGCAACAGGAGCACCAGCTCCAGCAGCaactccaccagcagctgcaaCTCCAGCACCAGCGGCTGCAACTCCAGCACCACCGGCAGCGGCTGCAACTCCAGCACCACCGGCAGCGGCTGCAACTCCAGCACCAGCTCCACCGGCAGCGGCTGCAACTCCAGCACCAGCTCCACCGGCAGCGGCTGCAACTCCAGCACCAGCTCCACCGGCAGCGGCTGCAACTCCAGCACCAGCTCCACCGGCAGCGGCTGCAACTCCAGCACCAGCTCCACCGGCAGCGGCTGCAACTCCAGCACCAGCTCCACCGGCAGCGGCTGCAACTccagcaccagctcctccagcaccggCTGCAACTccagcaccagctcctccagcagctacAACTGCAACTCCAGGaccagctacagcagcagctccaactCCACCAGCAGCTACACCGCCAGCTTCACCAGCTCCTGCACCaactccaccagcagcagctccatcagCAACTCGAGCTGCAACCTCAGCCCcgactccagcagcagcagcaccaacatCAACTCCAGCTTCCTTCTTCCCATCAGACTCCAGTCCAGAGTCTTTGTTCTTTTCTGCTGCACCCTCCATCCCATCTGGGAGTCCTTTCTCTGCCTCACCGTCAGCAGCccctttaaataaaaacatctttgtcacaattatttattccttttaaaaTCAATGTCGTGAGACATCTCAGCAAAGCGTGCACCCACCAGCAGGCTGTTTCAGGTGGATTTCCTTGTGTTGCTCTTCTATGAGATCCAGTAGTTTTTCCTGCTGGTCAAGAAGTCTCTTCTGTTGCTCTTGCTGCTGCTTGatgacctgcagcagcactgcGTGGTCCAGCTGGCCTTCTGTAGGACAGACAGGTTGGATTAGAAAGGTCACGCGCTGCTCTCAGAGCGTGGCTTTGGTTAAGAAGCGTCGTTAGACGTCTGTAGGGTCTCTAGGTGAGAGGGGAAGGGGAATATGGTTTAGTACCGTCTCCATTAACAGGAAGGAGCGACTGTAGACACAAACTAGGTTATGGGGAGCAAAGTGAGCGGGAGGCTTCTACACCGGCACATTGTTTAGTTCTAggataaaaatgcatattactGAATGCATTGTACGTACAGTTTGTCTAAATGTTCATTAACTCAGTGAGTGAACAAAGACGCCGAGCAACAGACAGattaaagaaaagagggagTTCATACCTGCAACCAGTTTTTTTATCACTGATACGAGTCCAGCAGTAAAATACAGAACAAggtaaagagggagagagagaaggcaaaAGTAAACAGAACAAGAAAGTCAACAAAAGCCAAAAAGACTGAACAGCAAGGTAAGAAATAAGAGTAAGAAatggatttgtatttttctgctgTGCTTTAAAACTGTCTGTACCATCAAAACAAGCACAATGAACAAGATCAGAGAGATTAGATCATACGAGATAAAAGTGAGATATGAAGAAGAGTCGGGGACGCCAACCAGCAGCAAACAACACGGTGTTACGATTCagccaaaaacaaagaaactctTCAATTATCTTTAACTTGcgttttgctgtttttatttcctctttcctgcaacACGTCTCCATCTCTTGGTATTTTAAGTATTACTGAATGAGGAAGGTCGTGCTCGCTACAAGCCTGTTCACCGTTGGATGTAAAACCCAAAGAGCGACACGTTTAAATTGTTCCTTCACTCACCCTCCATTTTCTCATCTGCGGTGTCTTTGCCGTCTGCAGCTGCATCTCCAGCAGGACGAGGGTCTCCTTCAGAAAGTGGAGCTGAAGAAGAACCGAATATCACCGCGCTGTACTTACAGTTGTTTCATGGGGGCGTGGCTCATACTCACGTTTCCCTGCAGCATCTGGCGCTTCGCCCGCTTCGTTGGCCCCCGCGGCCGGATCGAGGTCCCCGTCGTCTTTTGGCTGGAGGACGTCCTGCCCTTTGTCTGCCTCGGCGACGGGCTGCTCCCCTGCTTCATTGGACTGGACTTCCCCTCCACCCAAATCCACTCCCTCCTTCCCCACGACAGCCACCACCACAGGCTTCGGGTTCTCTTCGGCGAGCTCGTCTTCTCGGCGCTGTGCCCCCCCCGCGGCGCCCAACCCCCCTGGCTCCTTGTCTCCTTTAGGTTCCTCGGGTGGTTTCTTGCCTTCCTCCAGCTCTGCGTTGTTCTTTCTGTTGTCCACCTTGACCGCGTAGTGAGGGATGGGGGGTTCATGCCGATGGGCCTCGCCCTCTGCCACCGCAACACCTGCAAcaccacaacccccccaacTTATTCTCATCAGCTCAAGTGAAGCCAGTGAAGACTCCAGCACCGCCTCAGCCTCCTTACCGGCCCCAGGGCGGTCcaactgcacctcctcctccttcctgtcagGTAGTTCCACTGGTCCTTTAATCTGGGGGGGCTCAGGAGGCTCCCCCTCTACGGGTTGGACCACCTGGACCACCGGAGGGTCCGGTTTGTCCATCTCCACCGGCTTCTTAGTGGCACGGTGGTCTACGACAAAAACAATATCCATCACAACACGGACACTGTTACTGAACACCGCCCGTACCACGCCAGCCGTACCACGCCGCCCGTACCACGCCGCCCGTACCACGCCAGCCGTACCACGCCGCCCGTACCACGCCGCCCGTACCACGCCGCCCGTACCACGCCGCTCGTACCACGCCGCTCGTACCACGCCGCTCGTACCACGCCGCTCGTACCCCGCCGCCCGTACCACGCCGCTCGTACCACGCCGCTCGTACCACGCCGCTCGTACCACGCCGCCCGTACCACGCCGCTCGTACCACGCCGCTCGTACCACGCCGCTCGTACCACGCCGCCCGTACCACGCCGCCCGTACCACGCCGCCCGTACCACGCCGCCCGTACCACGCCGCCCGGGGCACAGATCCAATCACCAAACTGTGTTTCCTCCTACGGTAAAATGACCGAATGAGTCAATAGATTTATACAAACATAAAAGGTTATTTACGGAGGAATCAGCTTTacggttgtttatttattccaccGTTTTGTCTGTCTGAGGAAATAAACGACCTTTCTTGCATTACTATTTAACACTGACCCTGACGTGCGCTCTTTATCTCCTcgtgctgctgtgtttattaCACACATTACCGGCtggcattaaaataaatgaacaccTCTGGCATGAGCCGCGCGTACTGATGCTCTCTGTAGTAATTGAATAAAGGCCGACTAAGCCGGACAAGCAGAGCCAACAGCTGCTGGGTTTAATCACTGAGCCGGAGACAGAAGAGACGAGAGGGAGACGCATTTACACTGAAAGGGACAAACAGGAAACAGGTGTAAAAGGTTCCACCACAGGCGTTTTATCTACAGTCAAACTGTGAGGACGGAACACAATAAATTCAAAGTAGTCGAGGGCAGAAAAGAACGAAACAGAGGGATGGAGAAAGCAGATCTTCACTGGTGCTCCGGCTAGAAAAGGACGCCATCGAAGGAACcagaggggaaggagagcaATTGGAAAGGAAAAACCTCTTTCTGTTTCACCCTAAAATGACAACGATAAGTCAAAAGGTTCCCTGACCATCTccgtttgttttcttctgcaccatcagccccccccaccccccccccccccccctttgtacAGCCAGAGCTCGCGGGCATTTCATAGCTGCCACAGGAGAtgtggggagggagacggagacaaTGTATTttggtggagagggaggggggcaggagaAATGAGCAGAGGGGTGGAGAGGAATTACTGGAGCTTGAAGGGCATCACTCTCGCTCCATCAATGTCGAGCTCTCAGATACTGTCAAGGTTTTCTCCTCGTCCGCCTGTGAGTCCATCACTCTGCCTTTCTTCTCTCACACATGAAAGAAGCCCTTTCTTTGGCTTTGTGCTTCTGCCTCAGTCTCACCGGCACTTTGCCCCCGGCTCACGTTGTCTTCGCGTTGCCGTCTCAGCCCACGACTTTGAAGACCAGAAATAAACGTCTCCATGGTTGTGAACTAACCCCCCCCTCTATCGTCCAGCCAGTAGACGAGTTAAAGCCATCAGCCGAGTCGGGATCCTTACCGTGTAGTTCAGGAAGGCTGTTCTTGACAGGtgccggagggggaggagcttggACCTTGGTGCGGGGGCTGGAGGCCGAAATGGAGAGTGTTGTGAAGGTGCTGACCAGCAGGATGCCCAGACCCACGCAAAGCACCAGCTGAAggtcagggaggaagaggagaggtcAGCAGGTCAGTCAATGACAGGTCGACGGGGGAAGTGCTCGTTCCGAGTGTGAAACCTGAGAAATGATGGTGTTCTTCTGGATCTTCTTGTAGATGAGAGCAGGACATATGAAGCAGATGAGGCTGCCCATAGTGGCTCCAGTCAGACCCAGAATGGTTTCCACTTAGGAGGAAAGGAACAGGAAGACGGGGACATTGAGATAATGACTAAAAAGGTTAGCTCAGacaaatgaaataaactgtTGATGTACTAAGTTGAAGTAACAGTTTAAATGATTAATCAAAAAGTAATGCATGgtatagaaataataataacaacatcacGTTCTGTGGCGTTCCGCTCAAATCAACAACGCGTTTTTATTTAGCTCATCTTGTAGGGATGTGGACCAAACCCCAAGCCCCCCGTCCACGGCGCCCTGCTCTTGGCAAGAGGCCGgcacaggccccgccccctggcTGGGCGCCGTGCCCGGAGCAGCCATCGTTCATCCGGAGGACGGACACCATATTGTCTCCCTCAGATTTAGTGTCCATTCTCCCCGGGGTCCTTACCTCCCTCCTCAGTCTATTAGTCTGATTAGATACACAAAGGGTCGGCCAAgcccaccgtgtgtgtgtgtgtctgtgtgtgcatgtgcgtgtgtgtgtgtctgtgtgtgtcttctcaaTCAAAAGTTTAATAAACAGCCTCCGAATAAAACAAACTCATTCTACTTTACATCTCAAGCTATTTGGAGCCGTTTGTGAGCGAGACGGATGGACTCAAAGAGCCTGACAGAGACACaatattggtgtgtgtgagtgtgtgttggggagagagagagagagagaggggggagggggagggggagggggagggggagggggagagaataATTGCCCTATCTTCCTGTCTGCCCGTCTAAAAGATAAAAGTTAGCGCCCTGATTTAAGGAGTGTGTTAGAGTGTGACAGTCAGTGACTCgtaaagtcacacacacacaccgtaaagCTCCCCGACGactccgcccacacacacacacacacacacacacgtcgtaaAGCTCCCCGACGactccgcccacacacacacacacacacacacacacacacacacacacacacacacacacacacacacacacacacacacacacacacacacacgatgtacCATTGGGGATGAGAATGCCTCCCAGCATGGTGCCAAACACAATGCAGAGGGTGATCATCTTGAAGCGCAGAGGAGGCATGTAACCCCCGGCAGCAAACGTCCCGTCCTTCTGCTGAGGGACGAGGACAAAGACCAAAATATTACACTCACAGTTGGATTGGGCTTTTGTTCTAGTTTCTTCTCAGCGTTTTCCTCATTTCTCATCATcgccaacagcagcagcgagTACTACCAGTCTGCTTTTCACCAAAAAACCCCAGCAGGGATTCTTCTCTCTGATCCTGGTTCCCACTAGAAAAACCTTCAATAACGTAGAGGCTGCGTTGCATTTTCTTCTAAACCACAGCGGGAACTGGGCTTCTCGAAGGCCTCTTTAGAGTCCTTCGACATCTCGGGGGCGATAAAAACGTCTGAGTTCCACAGCTTGTGTTTCCAGGGGACTCTATTGAATATAGCAACGTGCTCCTGCAAAACTGCTTCAGAGACGGTGGGACGACGGTAAAAAGGCATCGGGTTACACCGGCTTTTATTATTCTGATCTACAGTATGTTTGATCCTGCACACACtggcgggggagggggtgggggggggttacctgCTGCTCAAAGAGCATGGTGTTGATGGCCTGCCGGCAGGGCAGGATCATCATGGGGAACCCTACGGCCACAGACATCATGAAGCCCACGCGGATCATCTCCGTCACCAGGTTGGAGGGGAAGTTCATCAGCACGTTGCCCGCGATGTTCTCCGTGAAACTGACGTAGCCGAAGAATCCCACCTGGTTTCAGAGGGGCGGAGGCGACCTCAGCGACGTACAGTTAAGACGACGGCACAGAAAGCGCCCCGTGACGGGCGCGCTGCCACTTACGGTGATGTAGAAGACGGTGACCACGTTGAGGCTGGAGGTGAAGATGGTGCTCATGCGCTTGACGGAGGGCTCGTCCAGGCTGTCGTAGGTCGGCAGCACCTGCCTGCGACAGAGAAGCAgcccaacaaacacacactcggcGTGCTGCGTGACACAAACCCCGAAGTGACCGTTTGtctattgattgattgattagtAGTTATTCCTTTCAAAACTGGGCCCCCAGCAGCCACATGGAGTTTAGTCCAAATATCAATCAACTAACAATTACTTTACTGACGTTTTGTGTGATTGGCAGTGGGGGGGCAGAGTGAGGAGGAAGCGCCTGTCTGTAGAGTCTGCTGTCCCCCGCAGCCTCATCCCTCGGTCTCCCTCGGCCAtatcgtggggggggggtctgcagatTAACCGGCCCCGTTAATGGCGTTGTATATAACAGCGAGGGCCTGGCAGCTTTTAGAGCATTGTAAACTTTGGTGGCAGACTCTTTGTGCTcagctcctctcttcctccagctccctcgTCCATGTGTGAAAGGACGGAACGgagacacgagagagagagagagagagagagagagacttcctctcatcctctctttGCTTTTACGAGCAGGCTGTCTGTGGCGCTTTTGCTTGACGCTTGTTTAATCCGCTAACCAGTAAATCTCACGGCCAAGGTGAAAGTAAACGGCATATTGTAAGTGGGGAGTAAAACATCCAACGTCCACTCAATAGTCCCGACTCACAGGCTAATGTCTTTTTGCTCTAAATACGACCGAGGAAGCCTTCAAagccaccgtgtgtgtgtgtgtgttgggagggcTGGAGAGTGCGCTCTGGATAATACCAGGCCATAACAGGGACGTTAAGTCATGTTTCAGCTAAAAGTTAACACGCTTCATGTATGAAAGGTCCAACGCGCTGATCAGTGGTTTGGCTTCAGCCGGCTCAcagtgctccccccccccctcactcagcACAGCGAGCAGGAGCCCACGCGTGAACACCGCTCACCTGCCAACGAAGGCGTCCACGATGCCACGTCGGCTTCGTGCTTCTACATTAAAGTCTCGTTGGAGTCACCAGATACCCGCCGCTcacctcactctccctcccactGACAAACCCACCATCTGACCCCTAACGGCTTCCACAATAACGCTGcttgtgacccccccctccagcagcGCATCCACATCCGATGAGACTGCGTACACTCAGAACCCCTTTGAATGCAGAGGACAAAGAGGCCTCGTGAGCGACAGTGGAGAAATAGATGAGCTGGGGGGGCTGATAGATGTCACATGTCGGTGTGTTTAGCAAAGAAATCTTAATGTATCTACAGTAATTGCCAGAATAATTAGGTCTGATATTTTTGGTTGATTTgattataatgtttttttttccagggaaACAGATGATCTGACAGGCGAAAGCACAGAAGCAAATAAAGGCGGCTTCCTACAAGCTCGTCTCCACCACACCCGTGTGTGTCTTTACAAACTCCACCTAAACCCTCCACCCGTGCTTAAAGCAACTGCACCACTTTCTACATGCAGCTATTCAATTCTCTGTGGAAAGTTTGACcattcatccacccacccacccctgTGGTTTGACATTAGTTTTTCATGGTTCTGTTCGGGTGGAGGAGCGGGAAGAGTACTTACGACTGACAGGCGAAGGCCATCCCACAGATGGGGAGACAGCGAAACACCCCCTCCCAGCGCACCACTCTGACCTGCCCTAGCCACCAGCCACCGAGCAGCCCATGATTGAACGAGGACAGCACCACctgaggggaaggaggggtgggggatgggggggttacGGCCCGAACCAAATGAGGATGTGTGGGGGCacgaggaagagagggggaatgggggtgggggggcggcacCCATGCTGGCGGCTCACGGACAGATAATGAAGGTAATCAATGAGGACAGAAAACCAGAGGAAAATGAAGGAAGGGAAACAAGAGACAGGACAGGAATCCCCAACGGAACATAGAACCCGTCCGAGCGGCACGACGACATGGAGCCATGAAGGTGACGTAGAATCAAAGTGAATGTAAATGTGATCCCGATGAAAGAAAACGGCCCAACAGGTTCGTGATCAGCATGCGTTTCTCACGACTTGCTCCTTTAATTACCTGACAAGAGATCCAGAGGACAGCAGAATCCCTCCACAACCCCACCCACACTAACCCGGGTGTGGGgcggtggtgggtgggggggtggagcacAGCGAGCGTGAAAACGCCCACATTAAGAGGTTACACTTCTCTGCGTTGCCACAACTGCCaccgaaaacacacacagacacactcacagctcAACGGGCTCGGACCGAACCCAGACTGGACGGTGGAGAAATGGCGATGGCTGAGGAGTGGGCGgaaggagggaggtgggaggggcttAAGGAGCGCGAGGGTGCAGGGGAGACATCTGGCTTCCTTCACTCTACGGCCCCCACCGGCCGGCCTCAGGGTGGTGTCATTGTGGGGTGGTTTACTTACGGGTGACAGCAGAAGGTTGTGGCGATAATGGGAAGGCACTGAATGACGCCCTTGAAGCGCCACAGGTGAACCCGCTCCACCCAGGAGCCTGAGATAATGCCGTAGCGCAGAGACGACAACACtatctacagcagcagcagcagcagaaacagcgGTGGgacagaggggggtggggggttgggagggagggaggggggggcaaacaaaGTGTGCCGAGGAGGCGGTCgggggggagtgagggagggcGAGAGGTAAGGAGGAGGcgaaagaagaaaagagcaaaGAGCAGAAGTGACAAAAcgaagaagaggatgaaagagagggaggggaaggagatACATCACTGTTAGGGGGTTAGGGATGTGGACCGGGCCTGGAACTACCACGGCGCCGCGCTACGCCCGCGCTACCGACCACACGCTAGAGAGGCCGCGAGCGGCAGTGAGCGCTCTGCGGAAGCAGCAATACGGGTCAGTAGAACAGAACCACACACaaaggatgtgtgtgtctttaatgAGTAAACTGAATCCCACGAGGCAGAAAACTCCGGCTGCACCGACCCGCTGGAGTCACACGTTGTAACGCGtcgcacaccccccccccgacgcggCAGAAACCCACCACAGCCGAGGGTTTAGTGCGGCTCAACGTCGGACACAAACCCTCCAGCGTGGGACGTCTGTTTGGAGAGAGACGTGCGAGCTGCTGCTAATACTGAGGGTTAGGGTGAATATGGTGGCGGTTATTATATGTTGATAATAAAGCCTCATGCTTGTCATTACTGGTTGGAGTGTGGTCAGAAGACCTTGATTCAAATGTttcacagaaagacacaaatccGACATCAACAAAAGGTTGAAGCAAGGAAAATATGGCAAAAGAAATCCTTAGATGTGTCCGATGTCTAAAAATTAATTACGGTTACCATTAAGCACGCAATGCTGATTGAGGGGGACAGGAAGGTATTAACCAATGGAAATATGGTGCTGATTTAATATAAAAGTATTCCCTAACAGCATGAGTAATTTGAGATGCTGTACAAAGAGTTGACTGGTCAAGAAAAATAAGTTGTTTGACAGATTAATATCTGGCAGCAAATAGGGAATAATAATACCCTTAAGTTTTGGTTTAGTCGACCATGTGACCTCCATTTACTTTGCACTTAGTGCTTAGAATGTCTCTCGTGGCTGTTTCCAAGTGGTGTCTCCCTCTCAGGGGAAAGACTTTGTTCCAGCCCATAAAGagcagcaatagttttctgccTGGTGTGATTTAGTGtgactctttaaaaaaagaggagcaAGAAAATA
It contains:
- the ndufaf8 gene encoding NADH dehydrogenase [ubiquinone] 1 alpha subcomplex assembly factor 8; this translates as MSGSNAWSRSREKMRLFPELFAQCAGEAASYGKCVAASTTGRQELKKDTCGKEFQALKTCFTAAAKKKAR